A part of Aegilops tauschii subsp. strangulata cultivar AL8/78 chromosome 2, Aet v6.0, whole genome shotgun sequence genomic DNA contains:
- the LOC109736030 gene encoding formin-like protein 3 — translation MSLLSRFFYKRPPDGLLEFIDRIYVFDSCFCTEVLPHGMYPVYLNGILTELHEEHAESQFLAINFRDGDKRSQLADILHEYDIPVIDYPRHFEGCPVLPLSLIQHFLRVCEHWLSTGNSQNIVLLHCERGGWPSLAFLLSCFLIFKKLHSAEHRTLDIVHREAPKGFLQLFSALNPMPSQLRYMQYVARRNISPEWPPMERALSLDCLILRAIPNFDSDNGCRPLIRIFGRNLLGKNASMTDMIFSMPKKKSLRHYRQEDCDVIKIDIQCPVQGDVVLECVHLDLDPEKEVMMFRIMFNTAFIRSNVLMLNSDDVDILWGSKDRYPRNFRAEVLFCEIGGISPPRAPTVTLNGDMKGGLPIEAFSAVQELFNDVEWMESGDNAAFWLLKEFSANSLQDKFQKLILSDMKELSKFQAKVGLQMPLMSPLDSDEEKYSAASDSGYSVDYEKVQHGGNSSDSENIDRALTTEDSESIATSSANTSSPPPPHGRSCGLSTEQSLLSGELQHELPSWQPPPLSAENGDKHAISAQVSPPAAANGSKPIISAPPPPPPPPPPSGSKPVFSPPPPPPPPPPPPSGSKPVFSPPPPPPPPPPRVSNVSSPQPPPPPPLPNSRTGAPLSAPTLQPRQNVQRHSVPPPPPPLPQAQGIAKKCPPPPPPPPRPPATSDRTSTTTATLVKGPPPPPPPPPPGAPCPPPPPPLPAGAIKGAPPTPPPPPLMSGKKAPAPPPPPPPVMSGKKAPAPPPPPPPGMSGKKAPAPPPPPPQAPKPPGTVPPPPPSSKISNAPAPPPVLGRGRAATGSAKGRGIGLALQSNPPKKASLKPLHWVKVTRAMQGSLWADAQNQGNQARAPDIDMSELETLFSTAVATNASEKGATKRGSAISKPEIVHLVDMRRANNCEIMLTKIKMPLPDMISAILALDTSVLDNDQVENLIKFCPTNEEIEMLKNYNGNKEMLGKCEQFFLELMKVPRVESKLRVFAFRIAFSTQADELRTNLTTINDATKEVKESLKLRQIMQTILTLGNALNQGTARGSAVGFRLDSLLKLSDTRARNNKMTLMHYLCKLLAEKLPELLDFDKDLIHLEAASKIQLKLLAEEMQAINKGLEKVEQELAASVNDGAISVGFRKALKSFLDSAEAVVRSLISLYSEVGRNADSLAQYFGEDPARCPFEQVTSILVIFVNMFKKSRDENARTVEAEKKKMEKEKASMSTIKGSE, via the exons ATGTCACTGCTTAGTAGATTCTTCTACAAGAGGCCTCCCGATGGATTACTGGAGTTCATTGACAGGATCTATG TTTTTGATTCATGCTTCTGCACTGAAGTTTTGCCGCATGGAATGTACCCAGTCTATTTGAATGGAATTCTTACAGAGTTGCATGAAGAGCATGCAGAATCTCAATTTCTGGCTATTAACTTCAGAGATGGGGATAAGAGAAGCCAGCTTGCTGATATCCTACATGAATATGATATTCCAGTAATTGACTACCCACGTCATTTTGAAGGCTGTCCAGTGCTTCCTCTATCTCTTATACAGCATTTTCTTCGTGTCTGTGAACACTGGCTATCTACTGGGAACAGCCAAAATATCGTACTACTCCATTGTGAGAGAGGGGGCTGGCCATCATTGGCATTTCTGCTATCTTGTTTTCTTATTTTCAAGAAGTTGCACAGCGCAGAACATAGAACTCTGGACATTGTTCACCGTGAGGCCCCTAAAGGATTCCTACAGCTATTTTCTGCACTCAACCCAATGCCCTCTCAGCTTCGATATATGCAGTATGTAGCCAGAAGAAATATCTCTCCAGAGTGGCCTCCTATGGAGCGGGCGCTTTCTTTGGATTGTCTGATCCTTCGAGCTATTCCAAATTTTGATTCTGATAATGGATGTAGGCCATTGATCCGAATTTTCGGTCGAAATCTTCTTGGCAAGAATGCTAGCATGACTGACATGATTTTTTCAATGCCTAAGAAGAAGTCCTTGCGCCACTATCGACAG GAGGACTGTGACGTGATAAAAATTGATATCCAGTGTCCAGTCCAGGGAGATGTTGTTCTGGAGTGCGTACATCTTGATCTTGATCCAGAAAAGGAAGTTATGATGTTCCGGATAATGTTCAATACTGCTTTTATCCGTTCAAATGTACTGATGCTGAATAGTGATGATGTTGATATACTCTGGGGTTCAAAAGATCGGTACCCGAGGAATTTTAGAGCAGAG GTACTGTTTTGTGAAATTGGGGGCATTTCTCCTCCAAGGGCTCCAACAGTAACATTGAATGGTGATATGAAAGGTGGTTTACCAATTGAAGCCTTTTCAGCTGTTCAAGAACTCTTCAATGATGTTGAATGGATGGAAAGCGGTGACAATGCTGCTTTTTGGTTGCTCAAAGAATTCTCAGCAAACTCTCTGCAAGATAAATTTCAAAAGCTAATACTCAGCGACATGAAAGAGCTTTCGAAGTTCCAAGCTAAAGTTGGCCTCCAGATGCCACTAATGTCTCCACTGGATTCTGATGAAGAAAAATATTCTGCGGCTTCTGATTCCGGTTATTCAGTAGATTATGAGAAGGTTCAACATGGTGGGAACTCATCTGACTCAGAGAACATTGATCGTGCTCTTACCACTGAAGATTCTGAATCTATTG CTACTTCCTCAGCGAACACTTCATCTCCCCCTCCTCCACATGGTAGATCCTGTGGCCTTTCAACTGAACAAAGTCTGCTGTCAGGAGAATTACAGCACGAGTTACCTAGCTGGCAGCCGCCACCACTATCAGCAGAAAATGGAGACAAACATGCTATCTCGGCACAGGTGTCACCACCAGCAGCAGCAAATGGAAGCAAACCTATTATCtcggcaccgccgccgccgccaccaccaccaccaccaagtgGCAGCAAACCTGTTTTctcaccaccgccaccaccaccaccgccgccgccgccgccaagtgGCAGCAAACCTGTTttctcaccgccgccgccaccaccaccaccaccacctcggGTTAGTAATGTATCTTCTCCACAGCCTCCACCTCCGCCACCCCTGCCAAATTCTCGGACAGGAGCTCCTCTATCTGCACCGACCCTGCAGCCTCGGCAAAATGTTCAACGTCATTCAGtcccaccacctccaccacctctccCCCAAGCTCAAGGAATAGCTAAGAAATGCCCTCCGCCGCCTCCACCTCCACCCCGCCCCCCTGCCACTTCTGACAGAACATCTACAACTACTGCCACTCTGGTGAAAGGGCCAcctcctccaccacctccacctccacctgGTGCACCATGCCCACCCCCACCTCCACCATTGCCAGCAGGCGCTATTAAAGGAGCTCCTCCAACACCACCACCTCCACCCTTAATGTCAGGAAAGAAAGCTCCTGCACCGCCACCCCCACCTCCACCCGTAATGTCAGGAAAGAAAGCTCCTGCACCCCCACCCCCACCTCCACCCGGAATGTCAGGAAAGAAAGCTCCTgcacccccacccccaccaccTCAAGCTCCAAAACCACCTGGAACTGTACCCCCTCCACCACCAAGCTCAAAAATCTCAAATGCACCAGCACCACCTCCAGTATTGGGAAGGGGAAGAGCAGCAACCGGATCAGCAAAAGGTCGTGGCATTGGATTGGCACTTCAAAGTAACCCCCCAAAGAAAGCTTCATTAAAGCCTTTGCACTGGGTGAAAGTTACACGAGCAATGCAGGGAAGTCTCTGGGCGGATGCCCAAAATCAAGGGAATCAGGCTAG GGCTCCTGATATTGATATGTCCGAATTAGAGACCTTGTTCTCCACTGCTGTTGCAACCAATGCAAGTGAAAAAGGAGCAACGAAGCGTGGCTCAGCTATTAGCAAGCCAGAAATTGTTCACCTG GTTGATATGAGAAGAGCAAATAATTGTGAGATCATGCTTACCAAAATCAAAATGCCTCTTCCTGATATGATT AGCGCGATCTTGGCTTTGGATACGTCTGTTCTTGATAATGACCAAGTGGAGAATCTCATTAAGTTTTGCCCTACAAACGAAGAAATCGAGATGTTGAAG AACTATAACGGCAACAAAGAAATGCTTGGGAAATGTGAACAG TTTTTCCTGGAGCTAATGAAAGTTCCTCGCGTCGAGTCCAAACTAAGAGTTTTTGCTTTCAGAATTGCATTCTCAACACAG GCTGATGAGTTAAGAACTAACTTAACCACCATAAATGATGCAACAAAAGAG GTGAAAGAGTCTCTGAAGTTACGGCAGATAATGCAGACCATTCTCACATTAGGGAATGCATTGAATCAAGGAACAGCTCGAG GTTCTGCTGTTGGCTTCAGATTAGATAGTCTTCTTAAACTATCGGATACTCGAGCTAGGAACAATAAGATGACACTAATGCACTATTTATGCAAG CTTCTTGCTGAAAAGTTGCCTGAGCTTCTTGATTTTGACAAAGACTTGATTCATCTGGAAGCAGCTTCGAAG ATCCAATTGAAGTTGCTTGCTGAGGAAATGCAAGCAATAAACAAAGGTCTTGAGAAGGTCGAGCAGGAATTAGCTGCTTCAGTGAACGATGGAGCAATATCTGTTGGCTTCCGCAAG GCATTGAAATCCTTTCTCGACTCGGCAGAAGCTGTAGTTAGGTCCCTCATTTCCTTGTATTCAGAAGTG GGAAGGAATGCTGATTCCCTAGCTCAGTATTTTGGTGAAGATCCAGCTCGCTGCCCTTTTGAGCAAG TTACGTCGATTTTGGTTATTTTCGTGAATATGTTCAAGAAATCACGTGATGAAAATGCTCGAACTGTGGAAGCTGAGAAGAAGAAAATGGAAAAGGAAAAGGCAAGTATGTCTACTATAAAAGGATCGGAGTGA
- the LOC109736031 gene encoding aldehyde dehydrogenase family 3 member F1 isoform X2: MGAPVAINGPIGERAITCSHSQWSTGAAEQSERVRAESMGSMVASVEEIGAAAAPQAVERRLGELRATFESGRTRPLSWRQSQLRGLLRLLADKEEEAFRALHDDLGKHRAEAYRDEVGVLTKSANAALREIGKWAAPEKASSTHYLVTLQRILFVRLAHQLLLEPNSAVSWMGAQVWVPLVAFPASAQVVPEPLGVVLIFSCWNFPLGLSLEPLIGAIAAGNAVALKPSELAPATARFLEENIGEYLDATAVKVIQGGPAVGEQLMEHRWDKVLFTGCPRVARVVMAAAVKHLTPVALELGGKCPCIFDAVAGRRNLQTSVNRVIFAKWSSCAGQACIAIDYVLVEERFAPTLIKLLKSTLKRFIADSDQMARIVNGRHFQRLSNLLKDPAVAASILHGGGLDAKNLSIEPTILLNPPLDSAIMTEEIFGPLLPIITVKKIEDSIAFVRARPKPLAVYAFTDSAPLKRRIVEETSSGSVTFNDAVVQFGVDTLPFGGVGQSGFGQYHGKYSFEMFSHKKAVLRRGFLVEAMLRYPPWDEQKIAMMRHLFRYDYVRFIFTFLGLRR; encoded by the exons ATGGGCGCTCCCGTCGCGATAAATGGGCCTATCGGCGAGCGAGCCATCACTTGCTCACACTCACAGTGGAGCACTGGAGCAGCAGAACAGAGCGAGCGAGTGAGAGCAGAGAGCATGGGCTCAATGGTGGCCAGCGTGGAGGAGatcggtgcggcggcggcgccacAGGCGGTGGAGCGCCGCCTGGGCGAGCTGCGGGCGACCTTCGAGAGCGGCAGGACCCGGCCCCTGTCGTGGCGGCAGTCCCAGCTGCGCGGCCTCCTCCGGCTCCTCGCcgacaaggaggaggaggcgttCCGCGCGCTCCACGACGACCTCGGCAAGCACCGCGCCGAGGCCTACAGAGACGAG GTCGGCGTGCTCACCAAGTCGGCCAACGCCGCGCTGCGGGAGATCGGGAAATGGGCGGCGCCGGAGAAGGCAAGCTCGACTCACTATTTGGTCACTCTGCAACGCATACTGTTCGTTCGCCTCGCACACCAGCTGCTTTTGGAGCCTAACTCCGCCGTGTCATGGATGGGGGCGCAGGTCTGGGTGCCGCTGGTGGCGTTCCCGGCGAGCGCGCAGGTGGTGCCGGAGCCGCTCGGGGTCGTCCTCATCTTCTCCTGCTGGAACTTCCCCTTGG GTCTGTCTCTGGAGCCGCTGATCGGGGCCATAGCGGCGGGGAACGCGGTGGCGCTGAAGCCGTCGGAGCTGGCGCCGGCCACGGCCAGGTTCCTGGAGGAGAACATAGGCGAGTACCTGGACGCCACGGCGGTGAAGGTCATCCAGGGCGGCCCCGCGGTGGGGGAGCAGCTCATGGAGCACAGATGGGACAAGGTCCTCTTCACCG GGTGCCCGCGCGTGGCGCGCGTggtgatggcggcggcggtgaAGCACCTGACGCCCGTGGCGCTGGAGCTGGGCGGGAAGTGCCCCTGCATCTTCGACGCCGTTGCCGGCAGGAGGAACCTCCAGACCTCGGTGAACCGCGTGATCTTCGCCAAGTGGTCGTCCTGCGCCGGCCAGGCCTGCATCGCCATCGACTACGTGCTCGTCGAGGAGCGGTTTGCGCCCACCCTG ATCAAGTTGCTCAAGTCGACGCTGAAGAGGTTCATCGCCGACTCGGACCAGATGGCGCGGATCGTCAACGGGCGGCATTTCCAGCGTCTGAGTAACCTCCTCAAGGACccggcggtggcggcgtccaTCCTGCACGGCGGCGGCTTGGACGCCAAGAACCT GTCCATCGAGCCCACGATACTGCTGAACCCGCCGCTGGACTCCGCGATCATGACCGAGGAGATCTTCGGCCCTCTGCTCCCCATCATCACG GTGAAGAAGATCGAGGACAGCATCGCGTTCGTGAGGGCGCGGCCGAAGCCGCTGGCCGTGTACGCCTTCACCGACAGCGCGCCGCTGAAGCGGCGGATCGTGGAGGAGACGTCGTCGGGGAGCGTCACCTTCAACGACGCCGTCGTACAG TTCGGGGTGGACACGCTGCCGTTCGGGGGTGTGGGGCAGAGCGGGTTCGGGCAGTACCACGGCAAGTACTCGTTCGAGATGTTCAGCCACAAGAAGGCGGTGCTGCGGCGGGGCTTCCTGGTGGAGGCCATGCTGAGGTACCCGCCGTGGGACGAGCAGAAGATCGCCATGATGCGCCACCTCTTCCGCTACGACTACGTCCGCTTCATCTTCACCTTCCTCGGCCTGCGGAGATGA
- the LOC109736031 gene encoding aldehyde dehydrogenase family 3 member F1 isoform X4, producing MGAPVAINGPIGERAITCSHSQWSTGAAEQSERVRAESMGSMVASVEEIGAAAAPQAVERRLGELRATFESGRTRPLSWRQSQLRGLLRLLADKEEEAFRALHDDLGKHRAEAYRDEVGVLTKSANAALREIGKWAAPEKVWVPLVAFPASAQVVPEPLGVVLIFSCWNFPLGLSLEPLIGAIAAGNAVALKPSELAPATARFLEENIGEYLDATAVKVIQGGPAVGEQLMEHRWDKVLFTGCPRVARVVMAAAVKHLTPVALELGGKCPCIFDAVAGRRNLQTSVNRVIFAKWSSCAGQACIAIDYVLVEERFAPTLIKLLKSTLKRFIADSDQMARIVNGRHFQRLSNLLKDPAVAASILHGGGLDAKNLSIEPTILLNPPLDSAIMTEEIFGPLLPIITVKKIEDSIAFVRARPKPLAVYAFTDSAPLKRRIVEETSSGSVTFNDAVVQFGVDTLPFGGVGQSGFGQYHGKYSFEMFSHKKAVLRRGFLVEAMLRYPPWDEQKIAMMRHLFRYDYVRFIFTFLGLRR from the exons ATGGGCGCTCCCGTCGCGATAAATGGGCCTATCGGCGAGCGAGCCATCACTTGCTCACACTCACAGTGGAGCACTGGAGCAGCAGAACAGAGCGAGCGAGTGAGAGCAGAGAGCATGGGCTCAATGGTGGCCAGCGTGGAGGAGatcggtgcggcggcggcgccacAGGCGGTGGAGCGCCGCCTGGGCGAGCTGCGGGCGACCTTCGAGAGCGGCAGGACCCGGCCCCTGTCGTGGCGGCAGTCCCAGCTGCGCGGCCTCCTCCGGCTCCTCGCcgacaaggaggaggaggcgttCCGCGCGCTCCACGACGACCTCGGCAAGCACCGCGCCGAGGCCTACAGAGACGAG GTCGGCGTGCTCACCAAGTCGGCCAACGCCGCGCTGCGGGAGATCGGGAAATGGGCGGCGCCGGAGAAG GTCTGGGTGCCGCTGGTGGCGTTCCCGGCGAGCGCGCAGGTGGTGCCGGAGCCGCTCGGGGTCGTCCTCATCTTCTCCTGCTGGAACTTCCCCTTGG GTCTGTCTCTGGAGCCGCTGATCGGGGCCATAGCGGCGGGGAACGCGGTGGCGCTGAAGCCGTCGGAGCTGGCGCCGGCCACGGCCAGGTTCCTGGAGGAGAACATAGGCGAGTACCTGGACGCCACGGCGGTGAAGGTCATCCAGGGCGGCCCCGCGGTGGGGGAGCAGCTCATGGAGCACAGATGGGACAAGGTCCTCTTCACCG GGTGCCCGCGCGTGGCGCGCGTggtgatggcggcggcggtgaAGCACCTGACGCCCGTGGCGCTGGAGCTGGGCGGGAAGTGCCCCTGCATCTTCGACGCCGTTGCCGGCAGGAGGAACCTCCAGACCTCGGTGAACCGCGTGATCTTCGCCAAGTGGTCGTCCTGCGCCGGCCAGGCCTGCATCGCCATCGACTACGTGCTCGTCGAGGAGCGGTTTGCGCCCACCCTG ATCAAGTTGCTCAAGTCGACGCTGAAGAGGTTCATCGCCGACTCGGACCAGATGGCGCGGATCGTCAACGGGCGGCATTTCCAGCGTCTGAGTAACCTCCTCAAGGACccggcggtggcggcgtccaTCCTGCACGGCGGCGGCTTGGACGCCAAGAACCT GTCCATCGAGCCCACGATACTGCTGAACCCGCCGCTGGACTCCGCGATCATGACCGAGGAGATCTTCGGCCCTCTGCTCCCCATCATCACG GTGAAGAAGATCGAGGACAGCATCGCGTTCGTGAGGGCGCGGCCGAAGCCGCTGGCCGTGTACGCCTTCACCGACAGCGCGCCGCTGAAGCGGCGGATCGTGGAGGAGACGTCGTCGGGGAGCGTCACCTTCAACGACGCCGTCGTACAG TTCGGGGTGGACACGCTGCCGTTCGGGGGTGTGGGGCAGAGCGGGTTCGGGCAGTACCACGGCAAGTACTCGTTCGAGATGTTCAGCCACAAGAAGGCGGTGCTGCGGCGGGGCTTCCTGGTGGAGGCCATGCTGAGGTACCCGCCGTGGGACGAGCAGAAGATCGCCATGATGCGCCACCTCTTCCGCTACGACTACGTCCGCTTCATCTTCACCTTCCTCGGCCTGCGGAGATGA
- the LOC109736031 gene encoding aldehyde dehydrogenase family 3 member F1 isoform X3 codes for MGAPVAINGPIGERAITCSHSQWSTGAAEQSERVRAESMGSMVASVEEIGAAAAPQAVERRLGELRATFESGRTRPLSWRQSQLRGLLRLLADKEEEAFRALHDDLGKHRAEAYRDEVGVLTKSANAALREIGKWAAPEKVWVPLVAFPASAQVVPEPLGVVLIFSCWNFPLGLSLEPLIGAIAAGNAVALKPSELAPATARFLEENIGEYLDATAVKVIQGGPAVGEQLMEHRWDKVLFTGCPRVARVVMAAAVKHLTPVALELGGKCPCIFDAVAGRRNLQTSVNRVIFAKWSSCAGQACIAIDYVLVEERFAPTLIKLLKSTLKRFIADSDQMARIVNGRHFQRLSNLLKDPAVAASILHGGGLDAKNLRSIEPTILLNPPLDSAIMTEEIFGPLLPIITVKKIEDSIAFVRARPKPLAVYAFTDSAPLKRRIVEETSSGSVTFNDAVVQFGVDTLPFGGVGQSGFGQYHGKYSFEMFSHKKAVLRRGFLVEAMLRYPPWDEQKIAMMRHLFRYDYVRFIFTFLGLRR; via the exons ATGGGCGCTCCCGTCGCGATAAATGGGCCTATCGGCGAGCGAGCCATCACTTGCTCACACTCACAGTGGAGCACTGGAGCAGCAGAACAGAGCGAGCGAGTGAGAGCAGAGAGCATGGGCTCAATGGTGGCCAGCGTGGAGGAGatcggtgcggcggcggcgccacAGGCGGTGGAGCGCCGCCTGGGCGAGCTGCGGGCGACCTTCGAGAGCGGCAGGACCCGGCCCCTGTCGTGGCGGCAGTCCCAGCTGCGCGGCCTCCTCCGGCTCCTCGCcgacaaggaggaggaggcgttCCGCGCGCTCCACGACGACCTCGGCAAGCACCGCGCCGAGGCCTACAGAGACGAG GTCGGCGTGCTCACCAAGTCGGCCAACGCCGCGCTGCGGGAGATCGGGAAATGGGCGGCGCCGGAGAAG GTCTGGGTGCCGCTGGTGGCGTTCCCGGCGAGCGCGCAGGTGGTGCCGGAGCCGCTCGGGGTCGTCCTCATCTTCTCCTGCTGGAACTTCCCCTTGG GTCTGTCTCTGGAGCCGCTGATCGGGGCCATAGCGGCGGGGAACGCGGTGGCGCTGAAGCCGTCGGAGCTGGCGCCGGCCACGGCCAGGTTCCTGGAGGAGAACATAGGCGAGTACCTGGACGCCACGGCGGTGAAGGTCATCCAGGGCGGCCCCGCGGTGGGGGAGCAGCTCATGGAGCACAGATGGGACAAGGTCCTCTTCACCG GGTGCCCGCGCGTGGCGCGCGTggtgatggcggcggcggtgaAGCACCTGACGCCCGTGGCGCTGGAGCTGGGCGGGAAGTGCCCCTGCATCTTCGACGCCGTTGCCGGCAGGAGGAACCTCCAGACCTCGGTGAACCGCGTGATCTTCGCCAAGTGGTCGTCCTGCGCCGGCCAGGCCTGCATCGCCATCGACTACGTGCTCGTCGAGGAGCGGTTTGCGCCCACCCTG ATCAAGTTGCTCAAGTCGACGCTGAAGAGGTTCATCGCCGACTCGGACCAGATGGCGCGGATCGTCAACGGGCGGCATTTCCAGCGTCTGAGTAACCTCCTCAAGGACccggcggtggcggcgtccaTCCTGCACGGCGGCGGCTTGGACGCCAAGAACCT CAGGTCCATCGAGCCCACGATACTGCTGAACCCGCCGCTGGACTCCGCGATCATGACCGAGGAGATCTTCGGCCCTCTGCTCCCCATCATCACG GTGAAGAAGATCGAGGACAGCATCGCGTTCGTGAGGGCGCGGCCGAAGCCGCTGGCCGTGTACGCCTTCACCGACAGCGCGCCGCTGAAGCGGCGGATCGTGGAGGAGACGTCGTCGGGGAGCGTCACCTTCAACGACGCCGTCGTACAG TTCGGGGTGGACACGCTGCCGTTCGGGGGTGTGGGGCAGAGCGGGTTCGGGCAGTACCACGGCAAGTACTCGTTCGAGATGTTCAGCCACAAGAAGGCGGTGCTGCGGCGGGGCTTCCTGGTGGAGGCCATGCTGAGGTACCCGCCGTGGGACGAGCAGAAGATCGCCATGATGCGCCACCTCTTCCGCTACGACTACGTCCGCTTCATCTTCACCTTCCTCGGCCTGCGGAGATGA
- the LOC109736031 gene encoding aldehyde dehydrogenase family 3 member F1 isoform X1 yields MGAPVAINGPIGERAITCSHSQWSTGAAEQSERVRAESMGSMVASVEEIGAAAAPQAVERRLGELRATFESGRTRPLSWRQSQLRGLLRLLADKEEEAFRALHDDLGKHRAEAYRDEVGVLTKSANAALREIGKWAAPEKASSTHYLVTLQRILFVRLAHQLLLEPNSAVSWMGAQVWVPLVAFPASAQVVPEPLGVVLIFSCWNFPLGLSLEPLIGAIAAGNAVALKPSELAPATARFLEENIGEYLDATAVKVIQGGPAVGEQLMEHRWDKVLFTGCPRVARVVMAAAVKHLTPVALELGGKCPCIFDAVAGRRNLQTSVNRVIFAKWSSCAGQACIAIDYVLVEERFAPTLIKLLKSTLKRFIADSDQMARIVNGRHFQRLSNLLKDPAVAASILHGGGLDAKNLRSIEPTILLNPPLDSAIMTEEIFGPLLPIITVKKIEDSIAFVRARPKPLAVYAFTDSAPLKRRIVEETSSGSVTFNDAVVQFGVDTLPFGGVGQSGFGQYHGKYSFEMFSHKKAVLRRGFLVEAMLRYPPWDEQKIAMMRHLFRYDYVRFIFTFLGLRR; encoded by the exons ATGGGCGCTCCCGTCGCGATAAATGGGCCTATCGGCGAGCGAGCCATCACTTGCTCACACTCACAGTGGAGCACTGGAGCAGCAGAACAGAGCGAGCGAGTGAGAGCAGAGAGCATGGGCTCAATGGTGGCCAGCGTGGAGGAGatcggtgcggcggcggcgccacAGGCGGTGGAGCGCCGCCTGGGCGAGCTGCGGGCGACCTTCGAGAGCGGCAGGACCCGGCCCCTGTCGTGGCGGCAGTCCCAGCTGCGCGGCCTCCTCCGGCTCCTCGCcgacaaggaggaggaggcgttCCGCGCGCTCCACGACGACCTCGGCAAGCACCGCGCCGAGGCCTACAGAGACGAG GTCGGCGTGCTCACCAAGTCGGCCAACGCCGCGCTGCGGGAGATCGGGAAATGGGCGGCGCCGGAGAAGGCAAGCTCGACTCACTATTTGGTCACTCTGCAACGCATACTGTTCGTTCGCCTCGCACACCAGCTGCTTTTGGAGCCTAACTCCGCCGTGTCATGGATGGGGGCGCAGGTCTGGGTGCCGCTGGTGGCGTTCCCGGCGAGCGCGCAGGTGGTGCCGGAGCCGCTCGGGGTCGTCCTCATCTTCTCCTGCTGGAACTTCCCCTTGG GTCTGTCTCTGGAGCCGCTGATCGGGGCCATAGCGGCGGGGAACGCGGTGGCGCTGAAGCCGTCGGAGCTGGCGCCGGCCACGGCCAGGTTCCTGGAGGAGAACATAGGCGAGTACCTGGACGCCACGGCGGTGAAGGTCATCCAGGGCGGCCCCGCGGTGGGGGAGCAGCTCATGGAGCACAGATGGGACAAGGTCCTCTTCACCG GGTGCCCGCGCGTGGCGCGCGTggtgatggcggcggcggtgaAGCACCTGACGCCCGTGGCGCTGGAGCTGGGCGGGAAGTGCCCCTGCATCTTCGACGCCGTTGCCGGCAGGAGGAACCTCCAGACCTCGGTGAACCGCGTGATCTTCGCCAAGTGGTCGTCCTGCGCCGGCCAGGCCTGCATCGCCATCGACTACGTGCTCGTCGAGGAGCGGTTTGCGCCCACCCTG ATCAAGTTGCTCAAGTCGACGCTGAAGAGGTTCATCGCCGACTCGGACCAGATGGCGCGGATCGTCAACGGGCGGCATTTCCAGCGTCTGAGTAACCTCCTCAAGGACccggcggtggcggcgtccaTCCTGCACGGCGGCGGCTTGGACGCCAAGAACCT CAGGTCCATCGAGCCCACGATACTGCTGAACCCGCCGCTGGACTCCGCGATCATGACCGAGGAGATCTTCGGCCCTCTGCTCCCCATCATCACG GTGAAGAAGATCGAGGACAGCATCGCGTTCGTGAGGGCGCGGCCGAAGCCGCTGGCCGTGTACGCCTTCACCGACAGCGCGCCGCTGAAGCGGCGGATCGTGGAGGAGACGTCGTCGGGGAGCGTCACCTTCAACGACGCCGTCGTACAG TTCGGGGTGGACACGCTGCCGTTCGGGGGTGTGGGGCAGAGCGGGTTCGGGCAGTACCACGGCAAGTACTCGTTCGAGATGTTCAGCCACAAGAAGGCGGTGCTGCGGCGGGGCTTCCTGGTGGAGGCCATGCTGAGGTACCCGCCGTGGGACGAGCAGAAGATCGCCATGATGCGCCACCTCTTCCGCTACGACTACGTCCGCTTCATCTTCACCTTCCTCGGCCTGCGGAGATGA